A region from the Azospirillum thermophilum genome encodes:
- a CDS encoding LPS-assembly protein LptD has product MLQHRSGRARATRNDTISPILRSGIIGLMIASGVMLSDLAGAQTPAKTAPANGAPGDTANERQQPVLMTADTVTFDETQNLVTAAGNVELAQGQRSVKADKITYNQKTKVVTATGHVRLVEPSGDIVFADYAELTDDMKDVFIENIRVLMTDNGRMAGNEGERREGRLTRVNRGVYSPCDLCKEDPTRAPLWQIRAVRIVHDNQEKEVRYRDATMEIFGIPVAYTPYLSHPDPSVDRKSGFLTPGFGNSSDLGFILKNHYYWDIGEDQDATFDVSGFSKQGLLLGGQYRRRIENGRFSVEGAITRGELSNGGTKDSPKDRRTRGYIAAKGLFDIDDTWRTGFDVKRASDHTFLRRYYDFREDYLTSRAFVEGFKGRNYAAVNAYSFQDLRYGNTIAEPIVMPSARWQAFGEPGSLLGGRWSLDSNILSVTRRDDGANTRRISVQPGWEREIVSNVGFVTTLNGSVLVAGYNADRFNSSNVGARGSDSVNRFRFFPQGQATVRYPFVRYGESSQQLIEPIAQLTAAPKLPNNKVFPNEDSLDVEFDEVNLLMPNRFTGIDRLDDGLRVTYGLRSAIYGNKEGAASVFIGQSRRLTQTNSFQVGSGLEDNVSDYVGRVDLQPADWLDVNYGFRIDHDTLRPRRHSLNASAGVPLLRLSTAYTYVDQTSVRNAVTRDQVEQATFGLSSAFSTHWSIGVSHSQAMLPQPGPRSSLAVLSYADECLIFQTIARRDYTTTAGGVSDGNSIFFRFIFKNVGEFNTPGIGLNSLFGSSTAK; this is encoded by the coding sequence ATGCTCCAGCATCGCTCCGGGCGCGCCCGCGCCACCCGAAACGACACCATCTCCCCCATCCTGCGCTCCGGCATCATCGGCCTGATGATCGCCAGCGGAGTGATGCTGTCCGATCTGGCGGGGGCCCAGACCCCGGCGAAGACCGCTCCGGCGAACGGCGCCCCCGGCGACACCGCCAATGAGCGGCAGCAGCCGGTCCTGATGACGGCGGATACCGTCACCTTCGACGAGACGCAGAACCTCGTGACCGCCGCCGGCAATGTCGAGCTGGCGCAGGGGCAGCGCAGCGTCAAGGCCGACAAGATCACCTACAACCAGAAGACCAAGGTCGTCACGGCGACCGGTCATGTGCGGCTGGTGGAACCGTCGGGCGACATCGTCTTCGCCGACTATGCCGAACTGACCGATGACATGAAGGACGTGTTCATCGAGAACATCCGCGTCCTGATGACCGACAACGGCCGCATGGCCGGCAACGAGGGCGAGCGGCGCGAAGGCCGGCTGACCCGCGTCAACCGCGGCGTCTACAGCCCCTGCGACCTCTGCAAGGAGGATCCGACCCGCGCGCCCCTGTGGCAGATCCGCGCGGTCCGCATCGTCCACGACAACCAGGAAAAGGAAGTCCGGTACCGCGACGCGACGATGGAGATCTTCGGCATCCCCGTCGCCTACACGCCCTACCTGTCGCATCCCGATCCCTCGGTGGACCGCAAGAGCGGCTTCCTGACACCTGGCTTCGGCAACAGCTCCGACCTCGGCTTCATCCTGAAGAACCACTATTACTGGGACATCGGCGAGGACCAGGACGCGACCTTCGACGTCAGCGGTTTCTCCAAGCAGGGGCTTCTGCTCGGCGGGCAGTATCGCCGGCGCATCGAGAACGGCCGCTTCTCCGTCGAGGGTGCGATCACCCGCGGCGAACTGAGCAACGGCGGCACCAAGGACTCGCCGAAGGACCGGCGGACCCGCGGCTACATCGCCGCCAAGGGCCTGTTCGACATCGACGACACCTGGCGCACCGGATTCGACGTCAAGCGGGCGAGCGACCACACCTTCCTGCGGCGCTATTACGACTTCCGCGAGGACTACCTGACCAGCCGGGCCTTCGTGGAAGGGTTCAAAGGGCGCAACTACGCGGCGGTGAACGCCTACAGCTTCCAGGACCTGCGCTATGGCAATACGATCGCCGAGCCGATCGTGATGCCGTCGGCCCGCTGGCAGGCCTTCGGCGAGCCCGGCAGCCTGCTGGGAGGGCGCTGGTCGCTGGACAGCAACATCCTGTCGGTCACCCGACGGGACGATGGCGCCAACACCCGGCGCATCTCCGTCCAGCCGGGCTGGGAGCGCGAGATCGTCTCGAACGTCGGGTTCGTCACCACGCTGAACGGCAGCGTGCTCGTCGCCGGCTACAACGCGGATCGTTTCAACTCGTCCAACGTCGGCGCGCGCGGATCCGACTCCGTCAACCGCTTCCGCTTCTTCCCGCAGGGGCAGGCCACCGTCCGCTATCCCTTCGTCCGCTATGGCGAGTCGTCGCAGCAACTGATCGAGCCGATCGCGCAGCTCACCGCAGCGCCGAAGCTGCCGAACAACAAGGTGTTCCCCAACGAGGACAGCCTGGACGTCGAGTTCGACGAGGTGAACCTGCTGATGCCCAACCGCTTCACCGGCATCGACCGGCTGGACGACGGCCTGCGGGTGACCTACGGCCTGCGCTCCGCCATCTACGGCAACAAGGAGGGGGCGGCGAGCGTCTTCATCGGCCAGAGCCGCCGCCTGACGCAGACGAACAGTTTCCAGGTCGGATCAGGGCTGGAGGACAACGTCTCGGACTATGTCGGCCGTGTCGACCTGCAGCCGGCCGACTGGCTGGACGTGAACTATGGCTTCCGCATCGACCACGACACGCTGCGCCCGCGGCGTCACTCGCTGAACGCCTCGGCGGGTGTCCCGCTCCTGCGCCTCTCGACCGCCTACACCTATGTCGACCAGACGTCGGTGCGCAACGCGGTGACGCGCGACCAGGTGGAACAGGCAACCTTCGGCCTCTCCTCCGCCTTCTCGACGCATTGGAGCATCGGCGTCAGCCATTCGCAGGCGATGCTGCCGCAGCCGGGGCCCCGCTCCAGCCTGGCTGTGCTGTCCTACGCCGACGAATGCCTGATCTTCCAGACGATCGCGCGCCGCGACTACACCACGACCGCGGGCGGGGTCAGCGACGGAAACTCGATCTTCTTCCGCTTCATCTTCAAGAACGTCGGCGAGTTCAACACGCCGGGCATCGGTCTCAACAGCCTGTTCGGATCGTCGACGGCGAAGTGA
- a CDS encoding PhyR family response regulator anti-anti-sigma factor gives MRVYARELYDHLPYLRRYARALTGSTERGDDLVTRCVEVAVLAPSRFGLDKGQGARLPLYALLHLLFDEPEEDGEGEADGAEGRPMASPHPIERALAALPEVERRLYLLITLEGLTLVEAAQVLHLSPVQATKRLKIARDEVRAALTQRVLVVEDNPLLAMEIGELVTDMGHVVCGTAGSEREAMELLEAERPTLALLDVRLGDGGSGVEIARHLRQKRALRTIFVTAFDGDLEELDARHLGQIVRKPFTNEAIRAAISRAVFMPTPVALA, from the coding sequence ATGCGAGTCTACGCACGCGAACTGTACGATCATCTCCCCTATCTGCGCCGCTATGCGCGGGCGCTGACCGGTTCGACCGAACGTGGCGACGATCTGGTGACGCGCTGTGTCGAAGTGGCGGTCCTGGCACCGTCGCGCTTCGGTCTCGACAAGGGACAGGGCGCGCGGCTGCCGCTCTACGCGCTGCTGCACCTGCTCTTCGACGAGCCCGAAGAGGATGGCGAGGGTGAGGCGGACGGGGCGGAGGGACGTCCGATGGCCTCGCCGCACCCGATCGAACGGGCGCTCGCCGCCCTGCCGGAGGTCGAGCGGCGACTCTATCTGCTGATCACCCTGGAAGGTCTGACGCTCGTCGAAGCCGCGCAGGTCCTGCACCTGTCCCCGGTCCAGGCGACCAAGCGCCTGAAGATCGCCCGGGACGAGGTGCGCGCCGCCCTGACGCAGCGCGTCCTGGTGGTCGAGGACAATCCGCTGCTGGCCATGGAGATCGGCGAGCTGGTGACCGACATGGGCCATGTCGTCTGTGGTACGGCCGGCAGCGAGCGGGAGGCGATGGAGCTGCTGGAGGCCGAGCGGCCGACCCTGGCGCTGCTCGACGTGCGGCTGGGCGACGGCGGCAGCGGCGTGGAGATCGCCCGCCACCTGCGCCAGAAGCGGGCTCTGCGGACCATCTTCGTCACCGCTTTCGACGGCGACCTGGAGGAGCTGGACGCCCGTCACCTGGGGCAGATCGTCCGCAAGCCCTTCACCAACGAAGCGATCCGCGCGGCGATCTCCCGCGCCGTCTTCATGCCGACCCCGGTGGCGCTCGCCTGA
- a CDS encoding DUF4142 domain-containing protein encodes MNKRFALAAAIAATVLSTPALAQSQFDPDRATGPAKGLPVTDTPTAGKVFVLGEDVAQLGSARDFVTQAASSGFFEVESSRLALDRSQSDQVRSFARQMIEDHTRVNQQLATLSRAQGIEPPMQPDATFQQKLTQLQGLSGNSFDRMYLNEQVTAHKQAVNLFATAANSTAADMAPYQAFAAQTLPVLRHHLQEAEALAGTGMPTAAR; translated from the coding sequence ATGAACAAGCGCTTCGCCCTTGCGGCCGCCATTGCCGCGACCGTCCTGTCGACGCCGGCGCTCGCCCAGTCGCAGTTCGATCCGGATCGGGCGACCGGCCCGGCCAAGGGGCTGCCGGTGACCGATACGCCGACGGCCGGCAAGGTCTTCGTGCTGGGTGAGGATGTGGCCCAGCTCGGCTCGGCGCGCGATTTCGTGACCCAGGCCGCGTCGAGCGGCTTCTTCGAGGTGGAATCGAGCCGTCTGGCGCTCGACCGGTCGCAGAGCGATCAGGTCCGCTCCTTCGCCCGCCAGATGATCGAGGACCACACCCGCGTCAATCAGCAGCTCGCCACGCTGTCGCGCGCCCAGGGCATCGAGCCGCCGATGCAGCCCGATGCGACCTTCCAGCAGAAGCTCACGCAGCTTCAGGGCCTGTCCGGCAACAGCTTCGACCGGATGTATCTGAACGAGCAGGTGACGGCGCACAAGCAGGCGGTGAACCTGTTCGCCACCGCGGCCAACAGCACCGCCGCCGACATGGCTCCGTATCAGGCCTTCGCCGCCCAGACCCTGCCGGTCCTGCGCCATCACCTGCAGGAGGCCGAGGCCCTGGCCGGCACCGGTATGCCGACCGCGGCACGCTGA
- a CDS encoding GlsB/YeaQ/YmgE family stress response membrane protein: MGILWTIIIGFIAGLIAKFLMPGRDPGGFIITTLLGIAGAFVATYLGAAVGWYRAGEGAGLIGAVVGAIIILALYRMVAGRRTTV; this comes from the coding sequence ATGGGCATTCTGTGGACCATCATCATCGGATTCATTGCCGGACTGATCGCCAAGTTCCTGATGCCGGGCCGTGATCCCGGCGGCTTCATCATCACCACGCTACTCGGGATCGCCGGCGCGTTCGTCGCGACTTACCTGGGAGCGGCGGTCGGCTGGTATCGGGCCGGGGAAGGAGCGGGACTGATCGGCGCCGTGGTCGGAGCCATCATCATTCTGGCCCTGTACCGCATGGTGGCGGGACGCCGGACCACCGTCTGA
- a CDS encoding thermonuclease family protein — MPRRRCSSPPALGSGLPVLAALAAALACHPAAAAGSGTSKGTVFSTPNQIIKGKAAALEGDLLAVDGTPIRLMGIDAPDPDQKCRNRNGHELDCFRIATAVLANLVKDQEVECTVAERDRTGEKKGECRVRGVDLGSAMVSRGWAFAYRSLSPVYASAEAYAQSKKLGLWAGKVEKPAQWRSRQRREQGR; from the coding sequence ATGCCGCGCCGACGCTGTTCTAGCCCGCCGGCGCTGGGGTCCGGCCTGCCGGTGCTGGCGGCTCTGGCGGCCGCGCTCGCCTGTCATCCTGCTGCCGCGGCCGGCAGCGGTACCTCCAAAGGCACTGTGTTCTCTACGCCCAACCAGATCATAAAGGGGAAAGCGGCTGCGCTGGAGGGAGACCTGCTCGCCGTCGACGGCACGCCGATCCGGCTGATGGGCATCGACGCGCCGGACCCGGACCAGAAGTGCCGGAACCGCAACGGCCATGAACTCGATTGCTTCCGCATCGCCACCGCCGTGCTGGCGAATCTGGTGAAGGACCAGGAGGTGGAATGCACGGTCGCAGAGCGTGACCGTACCGGCGAGAAGAAGGGAGAGTGCCGCGTCCGCGGCGTCGATCTGGGAAGCGCGATGGTCTCGCGCGGCTGGGCGTTCGCCTATCGCAGCCTGTCGCCGGTTTACGCCTCTGCCGAAGCCTATGCCCAAAGCAAGAAGCTTGGGCTTTGGGCGGGAAAAGTGGAGAAACCGGCGCAGTGGCGGTCCCGCCAAAGGCGGGAACAGGGCCGGTGA
- a CDS encoding Lrp/AsnC ligand binding domain-containing protein encodes MQTIFVMVKCDLGKAYQVADQAVQEIEQVSEVHSISGQYDLLMKCYLDQDTDIGRFVTEHVQTLSGVRDTFTLIAYKAFA; translated from the coding sequence ATGCAGACCATCTTCGTCATGGTCAAGTGCGACCTGGGAAAGGCCTATCAGGTGGCCGACCAGGCGGTTCAGGAGATCGAGCAGGTGTCGGAGGTGCACTCCATCTCCGGCCAGTACGACCTGCTGATGAAGTGCTATCTGGACCAGGACACGGACATCGGCCGGTTCGTGACCGAGCATGTCCAGACCCTGTCGGGCGTGCGGGACACCTTTACCCTGATCGCCTATAAGGCCTTTGCCTGA
- the rpe gene encoding ribulose-phosphate 3-epimerase, giving the protein MTAVKIAPSILSADFARLGDEVRAVDAAGADYIHIDVMDGHFVPNITIGPAVVKALRPHTAKPFDVHLMISPVDPYIAGFAEAGADIITVHPEAGPHLHRTLQLIKSFGKKAGVSLNPATPVEAIQHVLEEVDLILVMTVNPGFGGQSFIASQLPKIRELRRRIDALGRPVDLEVDGGINVDTARLAIEAGADVLVAGTATFTGGPEKYATNIRALR; this is encoded by the coding sequence ATGACCGCGGTCAAGATTGCTCCGTCCATCCTCTCCGCCGATTTCGCCCGGCTGGGCGATGAGGTGCGCGCCGTCGACGCGGCGGGTGCCGACTACATCCACATCGATGTGATGGACGGTCATTTCGTCCCCAACATCACGATCGGGCCGGCGGTGGTGAAGGCTCTGCGCCCGCATACGGCGAAACCCTTCGACGTGCACCTGATGATCTCCCCGGTCGATCCCTACATCGCGGGCTTCGCGGAAGCGGGGGCCGACATCATCACCGTCCATCCGGAGGCCGGCCCGCACCTGCACCGCACCCTTCAGCTCATCAAGTCCTTCGGCAAGAAGGCCGGCGTGTCGCTGAATCCCGCCACCCCGGTCGAGGCGATCCAGCATGTGCTGGAGGAGGTGGACCTGATCCTGGTGATGACGGTCAATCCCGGTTTCGGCGGACAGAGCTTCATCGCCAGCCAGCTTCCCAAGATCCGCGAACTGCGCCGGCGGATCGACGCGCTCGGCAGGCCGGTCGACCTGGAGGTGGACGGCGGAATCAATGTGGACACCGCCCGCCTCGCCATCGAGGCCGGGGCGGACGTCCTGGTCGCCGGAACCGCCACCTTCACCGGCGGCCCGGAGAAGTACGCGACGAACATCCGCGCCCTTCGCTGA
- a CDS encoding DEAD/DEAH box helicase has protein sequence MLFSELGLGPDVLRAIEDKGYTQPTPIQEQAIPWVLQGRDVLGCAQTGTGKTASFTLPMIDILASGRARARMPRSLILEPTRELAAQVAESFETYGKHHKLSMALLIGGETFSEQVKRLDRGVDVLIATPGRLIDLFERGNIMLNDIKVFVIDEADRMLDMGFIPDIERIVSKLPKIRQTLFFSATMPPEIRRLADAFLMNPKEISVAPPASPAETVTQAMALVHEVDKRKALRHLLRTEDVRNAFIFCNRKRDIDVLRRSLERHGFNAGALHGDMVQSKRTETLEAFKRGDITLLVCSDVAARGIDVQGLSHVFNFDVPINAEDYVHRIGRTGRAGRQGRAFMLATPDDDKLVSAIARLIKREIPMIAIDGLESAEFGEEEARPSRGRGGRGRDRSERTKDRGERAGREASREERAPRAEAGQREDRPRDERQRDERPSQPRESVAAAEARRSEPRRDRDRDRRRRRDDDDDDVAVIGFGDHVPSFMLRAARPRPADAARDTKAEALDGAQEG, from the coding sequence ATGCTATTCTCGGAACTTGGGCTTGGCCCTGACGTCCTGCGGGCGATCGAGGACAAGGGGTACACCCAGCCGACGCCGATCCAGGAACAGGCTATTCCCTGGGTCCTCCAAGGCCGCGACGTTCTCGGCTGCGCGCAGACGGGAACGGGCAAGACGGCAAGCTTCACCTTGCCGATGATCGACATCCTGGCCTCCGGCCGGGCCCGGGCACGCATGCCCCGATCGTTGATCCTGGAGCCGACCCGCGAGCTTGCCGCCCAGGTTGCCGAAAGCTTCGAGACCTATGGGAAGCACCATAAGCTCAGCATGGCGCTGCTGATCGGCGGCGAGACCTTCTCCGAACAGGTCAAGCGGCTGGACCGTGGCGTGGATGTGCTGATCGCGACTCCCGGTCGACTGATCGACCTGTTCGAGCGCGGCAACATCATGCTGAACGACATCAAGGTCTTCGTCATCGACGAGGCGGACCGGATGCTCGACATGGGGTTCATCCCCGACATCGAGCGGATCGTCAGCAAGCTGCCGAAGATCCGGCAGACCCTGTTCTTCTCGGCGACCATGCCGCCGGAGATCCGCCGGCTGGCCGACGCCTTCCTGATGAACCCGAAGGAGATCAGCGTCGCCCCTCCGGCCTCCCCGGCCGAGACGGTGACCCAGGCGATGGCCCTGGTGCACGAGGTGGACAAGCGCAAGGCGCTGCGCCACCTGCTGCGCACCGAGGACGTCAGGAACGCCTTCATCTTCTGCAACCGCAAGCGCGACATCGACGTGCTGCGCCGCTCGCTGGAACGCCACGGCTTCAACGCCGGCGCGCTGCACGGCGACATGGTGCAGTCCAAGCGGACGGAAACACTGGAAGCGTTCAAGCGCGGGGACATCACCCTGCTGGTCTGCTCCGACGTCGCCGCCCGCGGCATCGACGTCCAGGGCCTGAGCCACGTCTTCAATTTCGACGTTCCGATCAACGCCGAGGACTACGTCCATCGCATCGGCCGCACCGGCCGCGCCGGTCGTCAGGGACGCGCCTTCATGCTGGCCACCCCCGACGACGACAAGCTGGTGTCCGCGATCGCGCGCCTCATCAAACGGGAGATTCCTATGATCGCCATCGACGGCCTCGAGTCGGCCGAGTTCGGCGAGGAAGAGGCGCGTCCCAGCCGCGGTCGCGGCGGCCGCGGCCGGGACAGGAGCGAACGGACCAAGGACCGTGGCGAGCGCGCCGGCCGCGAGGCATCCCGCGAGGAGCGGGCTCCCCGAGCCGAGGCCGGCCAGCGGGAAGACCGTCCGCGGGACGAGCGCCAGAGGGACGAGCGTCCGTCGCAGCCGCGTGAGTCGGTCGCCGCCGCCGAAGCCCGCCGCAGCGAGCCGCGCCGCGACCGGGATCGCGACCGCCGCCGCCGCCGCGACGACGATGACGACGACGTGGCGGTGATCGGCTTCGGCGACCACGTGCCGTCCTTCATGCTGCGCGCCGCGCGCCCGCGGCCGGCCGATGCGGCCCGCGACACCAAGGCCGAGGCACTGGACGGAGCGCAGGAGGGCTGA
- a CDS encoding acyl-CoA thioesterase: MSEADEYDFNRGPALRAIAMPADTNPNGDIFGGWLLSQMDLAGGMVAVRRSQGRVATVGIEAMTFHKPVFVGDEVSCFATVERVGRTSIRVRVETWVRRERKQSEPIKVTEGVFTYVAIDADRKPREVPPE, from the coding sequence ATGAGCGAGGCTGACGAGTACGACTTCAACCGCGGTCCGGCCCTGCGGGCGATCGCCATGCCGGCGGATACCAATCCGAACGGCGACATCTTCGGCGGCTGGCTGCTGTCGCAGATGGACCTCGCGGGCGGCATGGTCGCCGTGCGCCGGTCGCAGGGCCGCGTCGCGACGGTCGGGATCGAGGCGATGACCTTCCACAAGCCGGTGTTCGTGGGCGACGAGGTGAGCTGCTTCGCGACCGTCGAGCGGGTGGGGCGCACCTCCATACGGGTGCGGGTCGAAACCTGGGTCCGGCGCGAGCGCAAGCAGTCCGAACCGATCAAGGTGACCGAGGGCGTCTTCACCTATGTCGCGATCGACGCCGACCGCAAGCCGCGGGAAGTGCCGCCGGAATGA
- a CDS encoding SOS response-associated peptidase has translation MLLVTPVDDLRAAFSFSERPNLPARWNVAPTQDVPVIRRAEDGNHLALLRWGLVPSWAADPSVGARMINARGESVAGKPAFRDAFRKRRCLVPLDGFYEWAAEGRRKQGYVIRRRDRSPFALAGLWERWRGPKGGPPLAEPLETMTIVTTGANAALAPLHDRMPVVLDRSDWDLWLDPQAPLPVLERMLRPAPDDLLDLQPVGPRVNNVRNDDPSCLDPPPDMRSPDDAAPTLF, from the coding sequence ATGCTCCTCGTGACGCCTGTCGACGATCTGCGGGCGGCCTTTTCCTTCTCCGAACGGCCCAACCTGCCGGCGCGCTGGAATGTCGCACCGACGCAGGACGTTCCCGTGATCCGGCGGGCGGAGGACGGCAACCATCTGGCGCTGCTGCGCTGGGGGCTGGTGCCCTCATGGGCGGCGGATCCCTCGGTCGGCGCCCGCATGATCAATGCGCGCGGGGAGTCGGTGGCCGGGAAGCCGGCCTTCCGCGACGCCTTCCGCAAGCGGCGCTGCCTCGTCCCGCTCGACGGCTTCTACGAATGGGCGGCCGAAGGGCGGCGCAAGCAGGGCTATGTCATCCGCCGGCGCGACCGGTCGCCCTTCGCGCTCGCCGGATTGTGGGAGCGCTGGCGCGGCCCCAAGGGCGGGCCGCCGCTTGCCGAACCGCTGGAGACGATGACCATCGTCACCACCGGGGCCAACGCGGCTCTGGCGCCCCTGCATGACCGCATGCCCGTGGTGCTCGACCGTTCGGACTGGGACCTGTGGCTCGATCCGCAAGCGCCGTTGCCGGTGCTGGAAAGGATGCTGCGGCCGGCGCCGGACGATCTGCTCGACCTCCAGCCGGTCGGGCCTAGGGTCAACAACGTGCGCAACGACGACCCGTCCTGCCTGGACCCGCCGCCGGACATGCGGAGCCCGGACGATGCCGCGCCGACGCTGTTCTAG
- the pdhA gene encoding pyruvate dehydrogenase (acetyl-transferring) E1 component subunit alpha, whose protein sequence is MAASRRRPKAQTETAPASAPAASAEELIKYYREMLLIRRFEEKAGQLYGMGLIGGFCHLYIGQEAVVVGVQAALNDTDTVITSYRDHGHMLACGMDAKGVMAELTGRRGGYSKGKGGSMHMFSREKNFYGGHGIVGAQVPLGAGLAFAHKYLKDGGLSAVYCGDGAINQGQVYESFNMAALWKLPVLFVIENNKYAMGTSQERASAGELHQRGAAYGIPGYQVNGMDVLEVKTAADKWVEYIRAGNGPVILEMKTYRYRGHSMSDPAKYRTKEEVEKMRTESDPIDRLKKILLDGGHVDEDKLKEIDREVKAIVTESAEFAQQSPEPDPSELWTDILIEA, encoded by the coding sequence ATGGCCGCGTCCCGTCGCCGTCCCAAAGCGCAGACCGAAACCGCACCCGCTTCCGCTCCCGCCGCCTCGGCCGAGGAGCTGATCAAGTACTATCGCGAGATGCTCCTGATCCGCCGCTTCGAGGAGAAGGCGGGCCAGCTCTACGGCATGGGGCTGATCGGTGGCTTCTGCCATCTCTATATCGGCCAGGAGGCCGTCGTCGTCGGCGTGCAGGCCGCGCTGAACGACACCGACACCGTCATCACCAGCTATCGCGACCACGGCCACATGCTGGCCTGCGGCATGGACGCCAAGGGCGTGATGGCCGAGCTGACCGGCCGCCGCGGAGGCTACTCCAAGGGCAAGGGCGGCTCGATGCACATGTTCAGCCGCGAGAAGAACTTCTACGGCGGCCACGGCATCGTCGGCGCCCAGGTCCCGCTCGGGGCCGGCCTCGCCTTCGCGCACAAGTACCTGAAGGACGGCGGCCTCTCCGCGGTCTATTGCGGCGACGGCGCCATCAACCAGGGCCAGGTCTACGAGAGCTTCAACATGGCGGCCCTGTGGAAGCTGCCGGTGCTCTTCGTGATCGAGAACAACAAGTACGCCATGGGCACCTCGCAGGAGCGCGCCTCGGCCGGCGAACTGCACCAGCGCGGCGCCGCCTACGGCATCCCCGGCTACCAGGTCAACGGCATGGACGTGCTGGAGGTCAAGACCGCCGCCGACAAGTGGGTGGAGTACATCCGCGCCGGCAACGGCCCGGTCATCCTGGAGATGAAGACCTACCGCTACCGCGGCCACTCGATGTCCGACCCGGCCAAGTACCGCACGAAGGAGGAGGTCGAGAAGATGCGGACCGAGTCCGATCCGATCGACCGGCTGAAGAAGATCCTGCTCGACGGCGGCCATGTGGACGAGGACAAGCTGAAGGAGATCGATCGCGAGGTGAAGGCGATCGTCACCGAGTCCGCCGAGTTCGCGCAGCAGAGCCCCGAGCCCGATCCGTCGGAGCTGTGGACCGACATCCTGATCGAAGCCTGA
- a CDS encoding alpha/beta fold hydrolase, protein MTSRNGRQPLVLLPGMPLDAALWDHQTRHLADVAEMRVANLSGRDSIAGMADLVLAEAPERFAVAGLSMGGYVAMEILRRAPERVTRLALLDTNARPDTPEATANRKEGIALARQGRLRQVMAAALPRLIHPDRMADRPLVESVLAQAERIGVDGYEREQTAIMTRPDSRPGLAAIRCPALVLCGRQDALTPPELHEEMASLIPGARFVVVEDCGHLSAMEQPQAVTALLRLWLQD, encoded by the coding sequence ATGACCAGCCGGAACGGCCGCCAGCCCCTGGTTCTCCTGCCCGGCATGCCGCTGGACGCCGCGCTCTGGGACCACCAGACCCGGCATCTCGCCGACGTGGCGGAGATGCGCGTGGCGAACCTGTCCGGGCGGGACTCGATCGCCGGCATGGCCGATCTCGTCCTGGCCGAGGCGCCGGAGCGATTCGCCGTCGCCGGCCTGTCGATGGGCGGCTATGTCGCCATGGAGATCCTGCGCCGCGCGCCGGAGCGGGTGACGCGGCTCGCCCTGCTCGACACCAACGCCCGCCCCGACACGCCGGAGGCGACCGCCAACCGCAAGGAAGGCATCGCGCTCGCCCGGCAGGGCAGGCTGCGGCAGGTGATGGCGGCGGCCCTGCCGCGGCTGATCCATCCCGACCGCATGGCAGACCGGCCGCTCGTCGAGTCGGTGCTGGCCCAGGCGGAGCGGATCGGCGTCGACGGGTACGAGCGCGAGCAGACGGCGATCATGACCCGGCCCGACAGCCGCCCCGGCCTCGCCGCGATTCGCTGCCCGGCGCTGGTCCTCTGCGGCCGCCAGGACGCCCTGACCCCGCCGGAGCTGCATGAGGAGATGGCGTCCCTGATCCCCGGCGCCCGTTTCGTGGTGGTCGAGGATTGCGGCCACCTCTCCGCCATGGAACAGCCGCAGGCCGTCACGGCGCTGCTGCGGCTCTGGCTGCAGGACTGA
- a CDS encoding FtsB family cell division protein — protein MTMIANISLSLKRAAKSALRQAIGPAIGSCVVAYFAYYAIHGDRGLVAMQQIQNEIAQAESILKQVSAERELMERRAQLLRGDHLDLDMLDERARSMLNLSNPRDVIVTLPKVYDQDEVATEKRPGSVN, from the coding sequence ATGACCATGATCGCGAACATCTCCCTCTCCCTGAAGCGCGCGGCGAAGAGCGCCCTGCGGCAGGCCATCGGCCCGGCGATCGGCTCCTGCGTCGTCGCCTACTTCGCCTATTACGCCATCCACGGGGACCGCGGGCTGGTCGCCATGCAGCAGATCCAGAACGAGATCGCGCAGGCCGAATCCATCCTGAAGCAGGTCTCGGCCGAGCGGGAACTGATGGAGCGGCGCGCCCAGCTCCTGCGCGGCGACCATCTCGACCTCGACATGCTGGACGAGCGCGCGCGCTCGATGCTCAACCTTTCCAACCCGCGCGACGTCATCGTGACGCTGCCCAAAGTCTATGACCAGGACGAGGTAGCTACGGAGAAGCGGCCCGGATCAGTCAATTAA